The stretch of DNA TCTTAAAAGTTTTCTAATTCTATTGATGGTAGTGTTTTAACTATAAAGACAGTATTTATATATGCTACATGTACTTCTATTGCTTTTCTGTGTAATTCAAGTTACTTAAGGATATAGGATTCTCTGTACTTAGAATATCCCTAGTATCCTTCTGAAAACTATTAACTAACAAGCTCTTTGTAACTGGAAGtacaaaaaattaaaggaaagtaGGTGAAGTACAGCCACATTTTATTAGAAGTGACTGATTGTTATTAGTCATAATATAAAAACCACTTTGTTACTTTCCAGGCAAAACAGACTGCAAcctaagagaaaataatttttaatattaaaaataattttatgtaaagaataacagactgccttctgtgggggatggagggagggaagtgagattggggggaaaatagaattaaaaaataaatacgttttttaaaaaagaaaaaagcaataaaaataattttaacaaatgagacccatcatattttatatttgcaaTATGCTTTCATTTATCATTCATATTTCCATCAACCTTGGAATGTAACTTTCTTCCTTATATTCAGTCTCATCATTGTTTAAATACCTTTTCCCATTAGTACCAAATAGGCTCTATTTATAAAAAGCCATTTTTCTCTTACAGCAATTTAAGCCCTAACATTttgtttctaaaaaaagaaaaaagaaaaaatgatgtaTTTTAGAGCATGTTTTTGACAGCTCTGAAGCACCAAAATCAGATAAGAATTTCTATGAGTAGGAAAAACATTTACATTGGCACCAAACCTTTGTAAACCATTCACTTTAGCCTAATTTTTGAAAATACTGGTTAAATCACACAATTTAGAAATAGCAGATCTACCCAAAACTGAGAAGAGAAAGTCTTTCATAAGGTAGCATAATGACTTCGAATTGGCACAAATCATTATCAGTTTTATGTGAAAGTATCCTCTAGAACTAGTTTATATTATACTCTTTAAAATGGCACCATTTTGACACTATCTGCTTTCATTTATTTCCAAGACAGTTGaattcttcaaatttttaaatcttaaaaagttttgaaaaatttaaacCATGGATGAGGTATTTATGTCCAGGATATTATTTTCTTGCTCAGATAACGTTGGTTCACTGGGTTCCTCTTTAACTTGACTCACAGAAATTGTACCTTGAAGATTTTCTTCagctttaaaaacaaacaaaaggaaaatatattaaggtcaatatttttaataataaacttTTTAGAATGTCACAATATTAGGAGATACTCTGTTTTCCAGAGCTCAGGCCCAGCAAGTAAGCTCTGCCTTGAGCTTGGAATAACAACAATTCTTTGTGCTTATTCTCTGAATGATTTCAGCCACAACAAAATCCCAGAACTATTTATGGTTATTAAGTCCTGCTATGAATCAAACTTGTCTCATTTTTACTGTTACCCCTCCTGTCAGAGCTACAGATCATAGTGCAGCCAttggtataaatattttgtgtttgtttgtttacatttttagcaaggcaatgggattaagtggcttgcccaaggccacacagctaggtaattaaagtgtctgaggccagatttgtacccaggtactcctgactccagggctggtgccacctagccgcccccattggTATAAATATTGAGATTTGACCACACTAAAGCAggtccactccccccccccccaactaggGACAATGTTTACCAGTCactttcctcacttttttttttgtttgttttttgcaaggcaaatggggttaagtggcttgctctaggccacacagctaggtaattattaaatgtgtctgaggctagatttgaactcaggtactcctgactccagggccagtactctatccactgcgccacctagcagcccaacTCTCCTCACTTTGAAGTTAAACTTGTTTGATTCCTGGCTCTTTGTCTCTCTCACCTGCTTTGTTTGGCTCTAGTAACCCACAGGTTAGAGGCTGGTTCTTTCCTATTCcagccccccctttttttgtatggaaatggggtaagtgacttgtccaagatcacacagttaggtaattattaagtatctgaagtcacatttacatttgaactcaggtcctcttgactctagggtccATGCTCTACCACTGAGCTGCCTTGTTGCCCCTATTTACCTTTAAATCTCTTCTAAGAATAACCAGCTTAAatgtcactactaggtctatatcccacaagaaatgaaaaacaaaaaggaaaaggatctctATGTACAagtatatttatagcaattcttttctggtggcaaaaaactggcaattgaggggatgcccatcagttggggaatggttgaacaaattgtgctgtgtggttatgatagaatactattctgctataagaaatgattaacaggattctctcagaaaaacttttacaaaaaaaatatttacaaagaaacagaaatactgtaaaatgatcagctgtgactgacttagcttttctcagccaTACAGTGATGCAAGACAACTATGAAAgtcttatgatgaagaatgctatccatccccagaataagagttgatggtatctggtcctcctgactccaggaccggtgcacCACCTAGATGGTATCTGAAGAcatattgaaacatattttttaaaattttctttttctttttttggggggagtgtctatgttttctttcataacataatgattatggaaatgttttacatgattacacaattatggcctatatcaaattgcttgcttagtaaatgagggaggaaagggaagaagagaatttagaatttagaattctaaattttagaaacaaatgttaaaaattctttttacatgtaactaaatgaaaataaatgtaaataaaagacaaaattacaaaagaataacCAGCTCattaaatgggaaagaaaaaatcctaATAAATAACATTTCTGCTTGTCATCCTaattagtttttttggcaaggcaaatggggttaagtggcttgcccaaggccacacagctaggtaattattaagtgtctgagactggatttgaacccaggtactcctgactccaaggccggtgctttatccactatgccacctagccaccccctaattaGTTTTTGAAGGAAAGATGCTACTGGATATTTATGGGAATAACAGACaattaaattccttttctttgaagAGGAACTTCAGATGTTTGTACAGTTTAGGAACATATGCAACAAATACTTAGATGTGTTACCAATTCAACAACTTTTAATTACTGAAATTTCCATGTTTTTGTAATTATATGTTAATGGAAATTTTCTGTTGATCAAGAAACTCtagtatttatcttttttttgttttatttttgggggggtgtaaggtaatggggttaagtggcttgcccaagaccacacagctaggtaattattaagtgtctgagactggatttgaacccaggtactcctgactccagggccagtgctttatccactgtgccacctagccgccccaagtgtTTAtcttaataaggaaaaaaaaaaagttgcatctTTAAAGAATGTTTTAACTTGAGTATATGCACTATTCATTTGTCCTACCTATCAACAAAGTGAAGGGTGttcttatatataattttcaatctTCAAAGTAgttgaaacaaaacaaatctaagtTTAGTACATACCAGAAGCACTACCGAAAACAGGAAAGTAAGAGCTCTGAGATGAAATTTCCctcttttcagtcattttttttcaacttatGTAAATATCAGAGGTAAGCAACCATACAGTTCTTGAAAGAAAGGAATCTATATACCAAATGCATATCCACAAAGCACAAGCCACACTTTAGTCCCATGAGAGAGAAGTACTAGTTATCTGGTTTGAGTTCAAACTGTTTCTCAAATTCTAATCCAATTCAATAATTCCTGGAAGTTCTATTTCAAAAAAACTGTCTTGTTAGGTCAGGAGCCCCTATTGCAAGAGGCCCTTGGAATTCTTCAGTGACATATAAGATGCTTTTAGTCAGCTaggtaatatttaaaattaattcaattcatgttatcttttttaaatgaatgttttctgAAGGAAATTACCATAGTTCTTCTACCACAGTTCTTCCAATTAAGAATTAAGaagtgaatgaaaagaaaaaagaagtaaataggAATGGAGATGAGGATGTAGTTTGAGAATAATTTCTGCAgtgtaaatttttgtttttctcaataaaattataaaaattcctCCTAAAAATATACCATTAGTTTTGAGTTAAAAGGAAATGATCCAGTGAGGTTAGCTTAGGGTGTTGGTTAGGTTGTCTGTGATTGGCTAACAAGGCTGAGGCCATCAGCTAGGACTGTACTTCTGATCGTACCCACCTGCTCCTCTCAAACGTGTGCCATTGACTATCAAGGAGAGTGGACTAGAATATGAGGGCATCAGATAAATTCCTTACCATTactgaaaaaacaaatgagagtTCATTTCCTAATGACAATCAGCAGTGCCAACTGTGTCTAtacaggaaggaaagaatatcATGTCTAATGTTGGTAATAAAAGCTCATTACAGAAATAGgtgatttaaaaatcatattttaaaaagattctcaCATTAAGCCTCCGAAAAATGCAGTTATGCTTTCGGGCTTTTTCTTATGAAGAAACTACTTTAatctcccattagaatggaaacttcttgaagcaagcagctaggtggctcagtggatagagcattgaacctGGAGACAAGAAGGCCCTAGTTTAAATTCGACTTCAGACAATTAGGAGCTGTTTGACTCAAGGCAAGTCATGTCACCTGtttatctgtttcctcatctgtaaggtgCGGCTAATGATGGCACCTACTTTCCAATGTTGCTGGAGGACAAATTGAGAtggtatttgtaaaatgctttgcaaacctgaacatgccatataaatgctggctattattgaAGACAGGGACTTTTTCACTTTTGCCTTTGAATCTCCAGTGCTTAACCCAAAGCCAGGCTCATCCTAAATTTATAatgaatgcttgctgattgaATTGACTAGTcacttttaagtttttacaaCTGATCATTTTAACATGTCCTTAATGAGTTGCTAACAACTTCCATATGAGTTGATaaatttgaatgttttattttatagctttgctattccttcctttttcctctgaaTTCACTATGTCCAACCAATGTCTGCAAAGTGTTacattatctatttattttactaCTGAAAGATGTGCCTGTTACCTGTTACTTAGCTGTTGAATTTGGTGTCTATTTTAGTAAAGAAACATTCACAAAAATGCAACAATTCTAAGATAAAAATCACCAGAGGCAGaagtcctttttttccctctctgctACCTTCAGTGGTGGTTTGGCTACCCTAGGAATTAAACTTCAGTCAAACAGACTGCTGCCAATCGTTAAAGAAAGGAAGACTCTGTTCCTTCTTTCCATTGTAGCTGGCAGGGTACTTGAAATTGATAAAGCCTATTGCTATTTCCAGTAATTGGGGAAATTGGGTTCATTCATCCTTTCAAGATCTCCTTAATGTTTCCTGgctaaaattcttatttatttttcttcctctataattTGACTCAcatcaattcaaatttttcttcctttttttccctgaattatCCCAGTCCCTTCACTTTGTACATTTATTACTCATTTTACTTTTGACTATTTAAGTGTTTCTGTCCTTTATCTCCCATTAGAAGTTTCTTCATTGTTATTCATGAAGTAGATTAATCTTCACATCTTCAAAATCATCCATGAAACCCTTATTGGTTTGCATCTTTATTGATTTTAGTTTTTGAACCTTTATTGATTTTAGTTTTGATGAGATTTggtgattttaattttaatttactcaTTAATTTTGgtgattttaatttttgaacTAACAAGTTGGGATGGACAAtagaaggaaacagagaaaaataaaataaacacatttaaTTCTAAGAAGcgagatttttccttttcttttatattttttatataaatttatttatttttccagctattttatataaatttatttatttttccatgaaaagataattttctacttttttagtaatattttgagttctacatttttcctctctctgttaaatatatttccatattgtcatgctgtgaaagaagaaccagaacaaaagggggaaaaaaccatgagaaggaaaaaatataaaagaaattttaaaaatggaaaatagtaaactttggtctgccttcagactccatagtcCCTTTTCTGGACGTGGATGATATTtaccatcacaagtcctttagaattgtctttggtctttataTTCCTGAGGAGAGCTAaatatcagagttgatcatcacataattttttttgcagTCTTATTTAGCTTAACTCTATTGAGATTGTACATCTTCTGATAagactataaatattttactgcttatttcaatactaaaaatagtaataatatagaTTGATTTTGACTTACTAAGAGTTGGGTGGTTGTTCACAATCCTGACTGGAATGGTTTGTACATCTCCcaaaaaaatctgatgaacacttccttccaggcttcctgcATCTTCAATACCTCCAACTGCTACTAGTTGGCTCATTGTGATAAGGTTTTGATCTGACCCTGGAAGGCTACCCAGTGTAGAGGAAGCAGGATGATTCTGGGTCAGACAGGTGCCTGCTTGAAGGCTATGTCCTTGAGTCAGTAAGAGAGAATGGTTCATTACAGCACTTCCTACAGAATCCAGAAGGTTTGCAGAAGTAGAATGAGAATGACTATTTACTGATATCAAAGCAGTTGTTCCTTCAGTAGAGCTGAATGCTGGTTGTAATTGTAAAcccttaaaaacataaaaattaattacCAAAATGTTTAACTTTGTGCCATTTTTCCCCCTTACAGAAcactgtaagaaaaaaaaataatggttaaGGTTCCTTCCTCTAAAATCCCTGGATTCTATCACCAAATGATACTAAGAATGGAAGGAGAGTGTGCTAAGGGGAGTGAGATCATATCTCCAATCAATATAAAATGTGCTAggttatttctaaaatgaaaatttaaaagaataaattctcTATGAAAATTATCATAAcctttctttcaagaaataaaaaaagaaaatagaaagtctTTGAAAATCTGAATGGAAATAATTAAACTCAGCTACTTTGTTGAATACCTACCTGTAACTGTGCAAATATTTTGGGTTGAAGTGAAGAGAGTGAAGAGAGCAAGTGGGCTGTCTCTGGAAACAAAGACTCCCCTGTTTGATCTGCTTCCACTTTAGTGATAATCGATTCTCCTGCTGAGCTTCCTAAAGTATATCACATTACCAATAAACTGTTAAAACAGTTATTTCTACTGAATTCCAGGGCAATTTATGTCAGTTCCTCATCTCTTGAATTGGTTTGAAAAACTAGATTATAGAACTTTATGAGGTCATCTTGTCAGTTCATTCTTCAGGGTTTTAGGCAGAGCTATACCTAATATTCTCCAGATATATTTAAGAACCCtatcctgttttgttttgttttgaagacctttaaaaaaaagaaattttgtaacctcCCTGCAATTCCAGCACTTAAAAACTTTAACTCTCTTGTTGCCACAACCTTATATGCAATGAAATGTACATAATAATCAGTAACCAATCAATAACACCATGCCTATCATGCAAGTTTACTAGCACTGTGATATATAGgcacaaagcttttttttttatatcatgatAACAAAGTCTGAAAAGACTCTTGGAAAATAAAGGTTAGGGAAAAAAGTAACAACATACTGCAAAAAGtatgaggaaagcagaaaaactccaaaagtcaaaaGGCCTTAACTTTTGGGTCAGAGGTACCTTTTTGGTTCAAACCATCTCAAGGTGGTTATTGGTGGAACTTTCTTAGTCGTCCTCTAGTCAGCTTAGCCactgattatctttttttatttataagaaaacaCACAAATTGGtcttcagagaaatctggaattgttcagaatcatttaaaaatatattttaaattcagcATGAGCCTACCCTGGGTGGATGGAGATGCAAATGTAACTGTTACAGTCTCTGTGAGAATGTTCCCACTGTCTGTGGTCCACTggaactaaaatgaaaaataaactattcAGTAAACAtgtgaaaatataattataaaaggaatgatattgaaaattattaataatcagTTGTTATCCTTTATTTCAATTGCAATTATCTATTAGTATGTATTTGCTCTCTTCACATCTAGGTACTCAAATTAGTAATTATGATCATTGCCAAACTATTACAAAGCAAAAACACTGATAACTTAAAtgacaagaaaataatatttcactgTGGTATATTTATCCTTCCTCAGATGTGCTTAGAAATCTGTAACCACCAtgctagacctcagttttcttaagtATCAAATGAAGGATTTTAATTAAATGGCCCTGTGTGTATCATATTTGAACATAgtatcatattaaacatatttgaaCATAGggtatttttgcctttctttgtatccccaggcatttaataaaagtttgctgACTTGCTTGGGATcaggtcccttcaagctctaatCTATGATCCAATAACTTTATCTACCAagctttgttttttggggtttagttttttttttttggtttaaaacACCTCTTAATCACCTACACATTTCATataatttcctttataaaaaaaatttaaggtctATTCTTTTAAGTGGAAAAAGTACTAGTCCTACTTGGTCAAAAAAACAATGCTACAAGTTTAGAGAAATAATATACATTTTCAGAGTGatttctccccccccacacacacacaacctgaAGTAAATTAAATGCTGGTTAACACCATGAATGGAACCTCTTATAAGCacaacaataaaattaaactaagTAAGAAccataaaagaaatcaaatgcaTACCGTAGCTGGAGGAGTGTCTGTATTATAAACCGTCTCCCCATTTCTCAAGGATTTCTGTACTTCATGAATGTGATTTTTTATATCATTCACAGTTGggaaaaaggacaaattatgTCTTTCGGGTATCTCATCAGGCTTGAACAATTCCCTCTCTACAAATTTTCTGTGGAtatatgaaaaggggaaaaataatgtaaagcaTACAGGGAGCTAAAACCAGAAAGATTTTGTTTCCATATAAAGCATGACTTATTAATTCTATaacctttttttatttccccatttttaatttttctgcagTAAATCATTCCAAATCCCACATGGATGATTAAACTTTAATACTTTCTTTCTCCAAATGgctatatgaaaaatattttggcatTTTATGGGGATATTGAAAAAGAATAAACCTTTTCTGCCTCAGGAAGACCAGGGAAGTTCAATTAGATAGTTGAGTGGAATGGAACAGTATATGAAACATAATGTCTAGAAAGAGATATGGctagaaaatggaaattatacCAATTAAATGTGAAGTACATGATGGAAAAAGAGCATACACATAGAATACTGGAGCCACTATTAGATAAACCATGTTATTAGTTGTCACATATTAGTTAAAACGAAATAAATTCATGTCATGTTATAACATAATCCTTAAGAGTCTGTACTTATACAATCTTTTTTAGTTGACATAGCAAAGCCCTTCTGATACTATTAGGAAGTCTCTAAAGGTTAAGGTTTGAGGTTTACTAAATTCTGGATTTTTAATATGTCATATTCATGTAGGGGTTCTTAATCTGTAATCATTAATTTACATTAAAagatattttgttaattatttcaatacggtttcttttgtaatacaatatattttattttatgcatttaaaaacattatcctaAGAGGGTTCTGTAGGCTTTACTTGcttgccaaaggggtccatgacacaaaaaagttaagaattcccATTCTAGTACAGCTTAAATATGAGgtgagttaaaaaaaatgctaagatGAATGCTGATCAGAAGGATCTATAAACACTAATGCAGAAATGTTATTGGGATTTTCCCAAAGCCATGCATAAGAGAATAACAAGCATTAGCCTGGACTGTAAAGATCATTAATTGATTCTAAACCCTACATCTTTGATGtctactagctatatgatcatgGATTGCTAAATTTAGCAtggaaaaaaaactctctgaactTTGGgttattcatctttaaaatggaaatcataataaTATGTTTAagtacctacctcccaaagttgataagagaagcaaatgaaataatgtatataaagtgtattgtaaactttaaagtacgaTATACATGCCAGCCATCACTGTTATTATTAACATGATGAACAAGACTTCTGGTTCTCAAATGACCTAATTTTAAGTAAAAAAGTTTAATTATTTGTTGCATATCAAAGAATTCTGAACAGAaatctacaggaaaattgctatTAAAAAGAGACCATCCAAATTCATCCATTATAAAGGGACCACCACAAAAGGTGCTTCATTaaatattatgtgaaatatttgaACTATATGAGCCAATGGGTGAGTCTTAAGTCTTGAGTGCACAGAGATTTCtctgtgattatttttattttaagatgatTTATCATATAAACTCTTTTAAGTTTAGACATAGTAAAATTTGCTAGATTTATATATAGAAACATCAGACTTCACAGTATTATGATTTGCTAAGACCCTGCTGGGAAATTATTGATTCAAGAAGTGATGTCTAATAAAATGACAACATCTTGTTTATCTACTTGGTGAAAGGATTCAACAGCTAGGTAGCATACTGATAGATCACTATATTTGGAGTCCTGAaggcctgaatttgaatcctgctttaGAACTTTTTAACCCCAAGCAAATTACTCAACCACTCTTagtccagtttcctcatttgtaaaattaggagaAGAATAGCACCTTGAGTTCACAGGGTTGAGAGGATTTGAGATAGCATAagttaagtactttgcaaatcttacacATTATATCAATGCTagtgattattattatcagtgttattataattactatttattaaatactcatGTGTTAGGTACAAAGGGTACAAAGACAATAACagaacagttcctgccctcatggagctcacattctattggAGGGATAGGATATGTACACAGGTAagtataataaaaggaaaatttaaggGAAGAATGCTTTAATGAGGAATGGACACCCGAGGAAGACAAAATGtctaagaggtagagatgagaagggaaggtCTTCCAGGAATGTAAAGGGGAGTAATACTAAATAAAGTTAGAGAGTTAGGTGGAAACCAAATTAATTGTAAATGGCCTTAAATGTGAAACTAAGAAGTTTATAAATTATCCTATAAAATAATGGAGAATCAttaacatttttgttattttaaatccCTTTTGTCTAATGGTCTTAGTAAGATTATCTGGGTACTTGTGTGAAGATGAATGGGAAACCAATGGTAGGAATCTATAATCCAGGGACAAGGTAATGAGGACATGAACTAGAGTGGTAACTAgatgaatgaagagaaagaatagatattGAACACTTATTTGTAGATCAATATCTTGTTTCTACTATACCTTAGTTGTTTCCTTACTGCATAGACTTGTTCTATTCCCTGAGATACCAGTTCTCTTATCTTATCTGCTACTTGTGGATGTAGACGTGAGGATAAAGCACAGTTCTCATCCCGAACTGTATGCCCCTCATTCTCAAGTGAAGATacaaggagaggggaaggagaaggaatgaGGCAAGGTTTCTGGAGTTCATGATATTGATGAGCCTTTCGAGTGGGCAACTGTACATACCAtctaataaagaggaaaaattt from Macrotis lagotis isolate mMagLag1 chromosome 6, bilby.v1.9.chrom.fasta, whole genome shotgun sequence encodes:
- the CARF gene encoding calcium-responsive transcription factor isoform X3, which encodes MWKSQYVPYDGIPFVNAGSRAIVMECQFGPRRKGFQTKKTGEQESTSTCQLYKATCPARIYIKKVQKFPEYRVSTDPKIDKKIIRMEQEKAFNMLKKNLIDAGGVIRWYVQLPTRKAHQYHELQKPCLIPSPSPLLVSSLENEGHTVRDENCALSSRLHPQVADKIRELVSQGIEQVYAVRKQLRKFVERELFKPDEIPERHNLSFFPTVNDIKNHIHEVQKSLRNGETVYNTDTPPATFQWTTDSGNILTETVTVTFASPSTQGSSAGESIITKVEADQTGESLFPETAHLLSSLSSLQPKIFAQLQGLQLQPAFSSTEGTTALISVNSHSHSTSANLLDSVGSAVMNHSLLLTQGHSLQAGTCLTQNHPASSTLGSLPGSDQNLITMSQLVAVGGIEDAGSLEGSVHQIFLGDVQTIPVRIVNNHPTLTEENLQGTISVSQVKEEPSEPTLSEQENNILDINTSSMV
- the CARF gene encoding calcium-responsive transcription factor isoform X4, which encodes MECQFGPRRKGFQTKKTGEQESTSTCQLYKATCPARIYIKKVQKFPEYRVSTDPKIDKKIIRMEQEKAFNMLKKNLIDAGGVIRWYVQLPTRKAHQYHELQKPCLIPSPSPLLVSSLENEGHTVRDENCALSSRLHPQVADKIRELVSQGIEQVYAVRKQLRKFVERELFKPDEIPERHNLSFFPTVNDIKNHIHEVQKSLRNGETVYNTDTPPATFQWTTDSGNILTETVTVTFASPSTQGSSAGESIITKVEADQTGESLFPETAHLLSSLSSLQPKIFAQLQGLQLQPAFSSTEGTTALISVNSHSHSTSANLLDSVGSAVMNHSLLLTQGHSLQAGTCLTQNHPASSTLGSLPGSDQNLITMSQLVAVGGIEDAGSLEGSVHQIFLGDVQTIPVRIVNNHPTLTEENLQGTISVSQVKEEPSEPTLSEQENNILDINTSSMV